Proteins encoded by one window of Candidatus Nitrosocosmicus hydrocola:
- a CDS encoding erythromycin esterase family protein, producing the protein MIDIEFDSSSLKSPKDIDFLLDRIGDSEYVLLGEASHGTSEFYKWRGDISKRLIKEKGFSFIAVEGDWPDCYKVNRYVKGISEIYNTAKELLHSFNRWPTWMWANLEMIELVEWLRDYNKSVEDNEDQKVGFYGLDLYSLWESMEEIIQYLKKVDPLLLKDAIKAYNCFEPYNKEVEAYARATAFVPKNCEKEVIDMLVALRDRRATLGKNHQNKEEYFNAEQNAIIVKDAENYYRTMIRGDVNSWNLRDTHMMDTLERLVRFHSNNDISKKRPKSIIWAHNTHVGDARFTDMSSSGMINIGQLVREKKGIQNTVLIGFSTYEGTVIAAREWGARMEIMNVPEAMEDSWDHYLHNLTEEKTDKTIVFGRHFYINNIIQKVKDNAIYDENYETRGHRAIGVVYNPRYEKYGNYVPTILPLRYDALLFIDVTNALYPLHIKQVEDKDLPDTFPRGE; encoded by the coding sequence ATGATTGACATAGAATTTGATTCCTCTTCATTAAAGAGTCCAAAAGATATAGATTTTTTATTGGATAGAATCGGTGACTCCGAGTATGTTTTATTGGGAGAGGCGTCTCATGGCACCTCTGAATTTTACAAATGGCGTGGCGATATCTCAAAACGATTGATTAAAGAAAAAGGTTTTTCATTTATTGCAGTAGAGGGAGATTGGCCGGATTGTTATAAGGTAAATAGATATGTAAAAGGCATTTCTGAAATCTATAATACTGCAAAAGAACTGCTTCACTCTTTTAATAGATGGCCCACTTGGATGTGGGCAAATTTAGAAATGATCGAGTTGGTCGAATGGTTAAGAGACTATAACAAAAGTGTAGAGGATAATGAGGATCAGAAGGTAGGCTTCTACGGGTTGGATCTTTATAGTTTATGGGAATCAATGGAAGAAATAATTCAATACCTTAAGAAGGTAGATCCCTTGTTGTTAAAAGATGCCATTAAAGCTTATAATTGCTTTGAACCATACAACAAGGAAGTAGAAGCATACGCTCGTGCAACAGCATTTGTTCCCAAGAATTGTGAAAAGGAAGTAATTGATATGTTAGTAGCATTAAGGGACAGGCGGGCAACTCTTGGCAAGAATCATCAAAATAAGGAAGAATACTTTAATGCAGAACAAAATGCAATAATTGTAAAAGATGCCGAAAATTATTACCGAACAATGATTAGAGGAGATGTGAATTCCTGGAACCTAAGGGATACCCACATGATGGATACCTTAGAAAGATTAGTTAGATTTCATAGTAACAATGATATCAGTAAAAAAAGACCTAAATCAATTATTTGGGCTCATAATACTCATGTAGGAGATGCGAGGTTTACAGACATGTCGTCTTCGGGTATGATAAATATTGGTCAACTTGTCAGAGAAAAAAAAGGAATTCAAAATACTGTTTTGATTGGGTTTAGTACTTACGAAGGTACAGTTATTGCAGCCAGAGAATGGGGGGCACGAATGGAAATAATGAACGTGCCTGAGGCCATGGAAGATAGCTGGGATCACTATTTACATAACCTCACGGAAGAAAAAACAGATAAAACAATAGTTTTTGGGAGACACTTTTACATTAATAATATTATACAAAAGGTTAAAGATAATGCTATTTATGATGAAAATTATGAAACTCGAGGTCATCGAGCCATAGGAGTAGTTTATAATCCTCGATATGAAAAATATGGTAATTATGTTCCAACAATACTCCCTTTGAGATATGATGCGTTATTGTTTATTGATGTCACCAATGCTCTATATCCATTACACATTAAACAGGTCGAAGATAAGGACCTTCCAGACACATTCCCAAGGGGAGAGTAA
- a CDS encoding universal stress protein produces the protein MKILVPVDGSEQSIKALEYAINLLKLTDPKSNSSREIIIVNVLPHFHIPLGFEKPMKSIKTGNTIPLSEYIAEMNELLKTEWEEKLSEIKNKFADSGVLVQTQLLEGSHSSRTIADSIVKFSTQVQVDLIVVGNVGLGGISKIKALGSVSRNLVETSNRPVLVVH, from the coding sequence ATGAAAATACTAGTTCCTGTAGATGGATCAGAGCAATCTATCAAAGCTCTAGAGTATGCTATAAATTTACTCAAACTTACTGATCCTAAATCTAATTCCTCAAGAGAAATAATAATTGTAAATGTATTACCGCATTTTCATATACCTCTGGGGTTTGAAAAACCAATGAAGTCAATCAAGACAGGAAATACAATTCCTTTATCTGAATATATTGCAGAAATGAACGAGCTGTTAAAGACAGAGTGGGAAGAAAAATTATCAGAAATTAAGAACAAATTTGCGGATTCTGGAGTTTTGGTGCAAACTCAATTACTTGAAGGCAGTCATTCAAGTAGGACAATTGCAGACAGTATTGTAAAATTTTCGACTCAAGTGCAAGTGGATCTTATTGTTGTAGGAAACGTTGGTTTAGGAGGTATTTCAAAAATTAAAGCCTTAGGAAGTGTTTCAAGGAATTTAGTAGAAACTTCAAATCGTCCTGTATTAGTAGTACATTAA
- a CDS encoding APC family permease, producing MKSSEGGSPSKLKRTIGLFQATIFGIGLILGAGIYSIIGEAAGIAGNIVWVSFIVAGLLAIIIGLSYAELSSIFSKSAAEYLFVREAFNNEFLSLSVGYIVIFVIVSSAATVAVGFSGYMAIFIPYIPGIIVAIILIVLLSIVNFYGISESININVLFTFVELVGLFFIIIAAFASGQIYNTDYFEVPVDSPSNPHSSLILGLIFSASGLIFFAFFGFENVINIADETKYPNKTIPKALMISIIVTVVIYILVAISAISLVGWHVLYTSEAPLAKAAEKVSGTIGTFILSVIALFATSNTVLMMLVSGSRLIYGISNDTRSILPSNLSAIHSKRRTPWLSILVVMFIAIMIVVLFNGILSVIAGVTVFCVLVLYIIINIALIRLRYRKKNRFDRSFTSPLSIKRFPIFPGLGIVLSVMILLQFELQIMQDGVICILGIIFFVYISRTIGRLVNNARRKKTTKNDY from the coding sequence ATGAAATCTAGTGAAGGAGGATCTCCGTCCAAACTTAAGAGAACGATTGGCTTATTTCAGGCAACTATTTTTGGAATAGGGCTGATCTTAGGAGCAGGGATATATTCAATTATAGGTGAAGCCGCTGGAATTGCGGGAAATATAGTATGGGTATCTTTTATAGTTGCAGGTTTACTTGCAATAATAATAGGATTAAGTTATGCCGAACTTTCGTCTATCTTTTCAAAAAGCGCTGCAGAATATCTGTTTGTAAGAGAAGCTTTTAATAATGAATTCTTGTCGTTATCTGTAGGTTATATTGTTATTTTTGTAATAGTATCGTCTGCTGCAACAGTAGCAGTTGGATTTTCTGGTTATATGGCTATTTTCATTCCTTACATACCCGGAATAATTGTAGCGATAATTCTAATCGTGTTGTTATCAATAGTTAATTTTTATGGCATCTCTGAATCAATAAATATTAATGTACTTTTTACTTTTGTCGAGTTAGTTGGTCTTTTCTTTATCATAATAGCAGCATTTGCATCTGGACAGATATATAACACGGATTATTTTGAGGTTCCAGTCGATTCGCCATCAAACCCGCATTCTAGTTTAATACTTGGATTAATATTCTCAGCATCAGGATTGATATTTTTTGCTTTTTTTGGATTTGAAAATGTAATAAATATCGCTGATGAAACAAAGTACCCCAATAAAACAATACCAAAGGCTCTAATGATATCTATAATTGTTACTGTTGTAATTTATATTTTAGTAGCAATATCCGCTATATCTTTAGTTGGCTGGCATGTCCTATACACATCGGAAGCTCCCTTGGCTAAAGCGGCTGAAAAAGTAAGTGGAACTATAGGCACATTTATCCTATCCGTAATAGCGCTTTTTGCAACTTCAAACACCGTGTTAATGATGCTAGTTTCAGGATCTAGATTGATCTATGGAATTTCAAATGATACAAGGTCGATTCTACCCAGTAACCTATCCGCAATACACTCAAAACGAAGAACTCCATGGCTTTCTATTTTAGTAGTCATGTTTATCGCAATCATGATTGTTGTATTATTTAATGGAATCTTGTCAGTCATTGCTGGAGTGACGGTATTCTGCGTTCTTGTGCTCTATATTATCATAAATATTGCTTTAATTAGACTCCGCTACAGAAAAAAAAACAGATTCGACAGATCGTTTACTTCTCCATTAAGTATCAAAAGATTTCCCATCTTTCCAGGGTTAGGAATAGTATTGTCGGTAATGATTTTACTTCAGTTTGAACTCCAGATAATGCAAGATGGAGTTATTTGTATTCTTGGTATAATTTTCTTTGTTTATATTTCTAGAACAATTGGACGTCTTGTTAATAATGCACGTAGAAAGAAGACCACAAAAAATGATTATTAA
- a CDS encoding cyclic nucleotide-binding/CBS domain-containing protein, whose amino-acid sequence MTKNIIVAEQDENMIGISRIMSNKNIGSVVIVDDLKARKPVGIITERDVIRSIGMLQPHQLVVPVREHMSHPLITLSSQATVSDAMKLMYEKKIRRIIILEHGRLVGILTDKDIFRYLVENKDLLSDLITSGDLPVPEDQIKDEMSHFWFFNNFVR is encoded by the coding sequence ATGACCAAAAATATTATAGTTGCCGAACAGGATGAGAATATGATCGGTATATCTAGAATAATGTCTAACAAGAATATCGGTTCAGTAGTCATAGTAGATGATCTTAAAGCACGAAAGCCAGTTGGAATCATTACAGAAAGAGATGTCATTAGATCAATTGGTATGTTACAGCCACATCAGTTAGTAGTTCCCGTCAGAGAACATATGAGCCATCCATTGATTACGTTATCATCACAAGCCACGGTTTCAGATGCGATGAAATTAATGTATGAAAAAAAGATAAGAAGGATAATAATTCTAGAGCACGGTAGACTAGTGGGAATCTTAACCGATAAAGACATATTTAGATATTTGGTTGAAAACAAAGATTTACTATCTGATCTAATAACGAGTGGTGATCTTCCTGTTCCAGAGGACCAAATTAAGGATGAAATGTCACACTTTTGGTTCTTTAATAATTTTGTCAGATAA
- a CDS encoding CBS domain-containing protein: MSQIKNNIFVMNAFHVAKPIVSLKSDKSFLDARNMMVKYNIKRIVISSLQDNKAIGIVTEKDISNFLSMHAFDKRKLGEITLGELLQNKTKLYAVNKNFSLGICAQLMLDKNISSLLLEDEKNNVNKIITKTDLIALIASRNLNGFTVGEYMTKEVITVEPEDNVNIIPTLLAQHNISRVIVVRENKPIGVITTRDTIPKGNYFGVLNYSNNNRTKEFENRFSSAKARIPFTAKDIMTSNPVIIYQKDSIMDAAKFMIGTQISGIPVVNKLQELVGVITKTDIIKAIVELGKRKINKS; the protein is encoded by the coding sequence ATGTCACAAATCAAGAATAATATCTTTGTAATGAACGCATTTCATGTTGCTAAACCGATTGTATCTTTGAAATCAGATAAGTCATTTCTTGACGCAAGGAATATGATGGTAAAATATAATATAAAGAGGATTGTTATTTCATCACTTCAAGATAACAAAGCAATTGGAATTGTCACAGAAAAAGATATTTCAAACTTCTTATCAATGCATGCGTTTGATAAACGAAAATTAGGCGAGATAACATTAGGTGAATTGCTTCAAAATAAAACCAAATTATATGCTGTAAACAAGAATTTTTCACTTGGTATTTGTGCACAATTAATGCTTGATAAAAATATTAGTTCTCTCTTACTTGAAGATGAAAAAAATAATGTAAACAAGATAATTACAAAGACAGATCTAATAGCACTAATCGCTAGCCGCAATCTAAATGGTTTTACAGTAGGCGAATATATGACCAAAGAGGTGATAACCGTAGAACCTGAAGATAATGTAAACATAATACCAACGTTATTGGCTCAGCATAATATATCACGAGTAATTGTAGTGCGAGAAAATAAACCCATAGGAGTAATAACTACAAGAGATACGATACCTAAAGGAAATTATTTTGGGGTATTAAATTACAGTAACAATAATAGAACAAAGGAATTTGAAAATAGGTTTTCTTCTGCTAAAGCAAGAATACCCTTTACAGCCAAAGATATAATGACATCCAATCCGGTAATTATATATCAAAAGGACAGCATAATGGACGCAGCCAAATTCATGATTGGGACTCAAATTAGTGGAATACCTGTGGTTAATAAATTACAGGAATTAGTGGGAGTAATAACCAAAACAGATATTATTAAGGCAATTGTAGAATTGGGAAAAAGAAAGATCAATAAATCATGA
- a CDS encoding PPOX class F420-dependent oxidoreductase, whose protein sequence is MFTETEIEYIKSQRLARIATSCSFSASDISSCQPDVAPVGFDFDGMYFYVGGINILKSTKYKNVLVNNKVAIVIDDLRSIDPWEPRGIRIYGIADTVDRPGGYMSNANHPQSRYIRIKPTKKWSWGIDEPVFVQGKFNVKKSTNS, encoded by the coding sequence TTGTTCACGGAAACTGAAATAGAGTATATCAAATCACAAAGACTTGCAAGGATAGCCACTTCTTGCTCATTTTCTGCCTCAGATATTTCAAGTTGTCAACCCGACGTTGCTCCTGTAGGATTTGATTTTGACGGTATGTATTTTTATGTTGGAGGAATAAATATTCTAAAATCTACAAAATACAAAAACGTTTTAGTAAATAATAAGGTTGCTATAGTGATAGATGATTTAAGGTCTATTGATCCTTGGGAACCGCGTGGTATCAGAATTTATGGAATAGCAGACACTGTCGATCGTCCAGGGGGTTACATGTCTAATGCAAATCATCCTCAATCTCGATACATCCGAATAAAACCTACAAAGAAATGGAGCTGGGGAATTGATGAACCTGTTTTTGTACAAGGTAAATTTAATGTAAAAAAATCGACGAATTCTTAA
- a CDS encoding Hsp20/alpha crystallin family protein has translation MSSSTSESSKNDSKSTSNKESIEVKNQTNNMKDESSISYPNYFDDFFETFRQNIQNMQNVMEQAWPSSMASMRGITPFEFFDRIADTRLPLCDVIDKGDRYEINLEVPGINKEKIDVKATKYSVRVSGSQTEKTKEKGKKYVYSERSYKSFQRQIPFTQEIIPSQIDAKVNDGILEINVPKKNATKPEGNEEFKVNVN, from the coding sequence ATGTCATCATCGACATCCGAGTCATCTAAAAATGATTCAAAGAGTACATCTAATAAAGAAAGTATTGAGGTCAAGAATCAAACCAACAACATGAAAGATGAATCAAGCATATCGTATCCAAACTATTTTGATGATTTCTTTGAAACTTTTAGACAAAATATACAAAACATGCAAAATGTTATGGAACAAGCATGGCCATCTTCAATGGCCTCGATGAGAGGAATAACACCTTTTGAATTCTTTGATAGAATTGCCGATACTAGACTACCATTATGTGACGTCATAGACAAAGGAGACAGATATGAAATAAATTTAGAAGTACCGGGAATAAACAAGGAAAAGATAGACGTAAAAGCAACGAAGTATTCTGTTCGTGTTTCAGGATCACAAACAGAAAAAACTAAGGAAAAAGGTAAAAAATATGTTTATAGCGAGAGATCTTACAAGTCATTCCAGAGACAAATCCCTTTTACTCAAGAAATAATCCCCTCACAAATTGATGCAAAAGTTAACGATGGAATATTAGAGATCAACGTACCTAAGAAAAACGCAACCAAGCCGGAAGGCAATGAGGAATTCAAAGTTAACGTAAACTAA
- the gap gene encoding type I glyceraldehyde-3-phosphate dehydrogenase: MKNIAVNGFGRIGRTFLRAALKNNEFNKMINVTAINDLGDLNSLAHLFKYDSVFGKFDGTVIADMDNKCLIINNNKINIFSEKDPQLLPWEHLQIDVVLESTGKFKDREGASKHLKAGAKKVVISAPAKNPDATMILGINENVYDTYNHNIISMASCTTNALAPVAKVINDKYGIVKGFMTTVHAFTNDQNLLDLHHKDMRRARSAVESIIPTTTGAAKSIGEVIPELKGKLDGMALRVPVSDGSIIDLVVTLEKEVTNNEINSTLKEAAQGKFKEILSYTEDPIVSSDIIGDPHSSIVDGLGTMVLGKKSNTVKILSWYDNEWGFASRMVALIKFIVSKMDES, translated from the coding sequence ATGAAAAATATTGCAGTAAATGGTTTTGGGCGTATAGGTAGAACTTTTTTGAGAGCCGCATTGAAGAATAACGAGTTTAATAAAATGATTAATGTTACTGCAATAAATGATCTTGGAGATCTAAATTCTTTAGCTCATCTTTTCAAATATGATTCAGTGTTTGGAAAGTTTGATGGCACAGTGATTGCAGACATGGATAATAAGTGTCTAATAATAAACAATAACAAAATAAATATATTTTCTGAAAAAGATCCTCAGTTATTACCTTGGGAGCATCTCCAAATTGATGTTGTTTTAGAATCTACTGGCAAATTTAAAGATAGAGAGGGGGCTAGCAAGCATCTCAAGGCGGGAGCAAAGAAGGTAGTAATTTCTGCACCCGCAAAAAACCCTGATGCAACAATGATCTTGGGAATAAATGAAAACGTGTATGATACGTATAATCACAATATTATATCTATGGCATCGTGTACAACCAACGCTCTTGCCCCAGTAGCCAAAGTAATTAATGACAAATACGGAATAGTGAAAGGATTTATGACAACGGTTCATGCATTCACCAATGATCAGAATCTTTTGGATTTGCACCATAAGGATATGAGGAGAGCAAGATCTGCAGTAGAATCTATCATTCCTACTACAACTGGTGCCGCAAAGTCTATTGGCGAGGTAATTCCTGAACTGAAGGGAAAGTTGGACGGTATGGCTTTAAGAGTGCCGGTTAGTGATGGCTCTATAATAGATTTGGTGGTGACCTTAGAAAAGGAGGTTACCAATAACGAAATTAACTCCACATTGAAGGAGGCTGCACAAGGAAAGTTTAAGGAAATATTATCCTATACAGAGGATCCGATAGTATCATCTGACATAATAGGAGATCCTCATTCTTCTATCGTTGATGGTCTTGGTACTATGGTATTAGGAAAGAAAAGTAACACAGTCAAAATATTGTCTTGGTATGACAACGAATGGGGCTTTGCATCTCGAATGGTTGCATTGATAAAATTTATCGTATCAAAAATGGACGAATCTTAA
- a CDS encoding CBS domain-containing protein, producing the protein MSFNEDEKILLKAGDISRVLISIDQYKMLVDLRDIILKYNIRRIGVSSNGKVIGIVTEKDLFNFLYMNSSDRKLLSEIPVKDLLKEPNQLITVDKDASIQFCAKSMLNNNISSLLVTNMEGQIKEILTKTDLVEIFAYHCFGFFSVKECMTNKVITAAFDDNINFIYGLMQSNRISRTVIVKNDFPVGIVTSKDYLPASIFYGIDFASSKFPSSNSDLYRDNKSKLKISDIKSFLMASDIMTPNPLLMDEDDDIAEAARIMIRHRISGLPVINSKMTLTGIVTKTDILKSIVNIY; encoded by the coding sequence ATGTCATTCAACGAGGATGAAAAGATACTTCTGAAAGCTGGCGATATTAGCAGAGTCTTAATTTCAATTGATCAATATAAAATGCTAGTAGATCTTAGAGATATTATTTTAAAGTACAATATAAGAAGAATTGGAGTATCAAGTAATGGTAAAGTTATCGGCATAGTTACTGAGAAAGACTTGTTTAATTTTTTATATATGAATTCATCCGATAGAAAATTACTGAGTGAAATTCCCGTCAAAGATCTCCTAAAGGAGCCTAATCAGTTAATTACAGTGGACAAGGATGCCTCAATTCAATTTTGTGCCAAATCTATGCTCAATAATAACATCAGTTCTCTACTTGTAACTAATATGGAGGGTCAAATAAAAGAAATACTCACAAAGACTGATTTGGTGGAGATATTTGCCTATCATTGTTTTGGTTTCTTTTCTGTTAAAGAATGCATGACAAATAAAGTAATTACCGCAGCTTTTGATGATAATATCAATTTCATATACGGTCTTATGCAGTCAAATAGGATATCAAGGACTGTGATAGTCAAAAATGATTTTCCTGTAGGGATAGTTACTTCAAAGGATTATCTCCCAGCAAGTATATTTTATGGCATAGATTTTGCATCAAGCAAATTTCCATCCTCAAATTCAGATTTATATAGAGACAATAAATCAAAATTGAAAATATCTGATATAAAGTCGTTCTTGATGGCCAGTGACATAATGACTCCAAACCCTTTATTAATGGATGAAGATGACGATATAGCAGAGGCCGCAAGGATAATGATAAGACACAGAATCAGCGGCTTGCCCGTAATCAATAGTAAAATGACCCTTACAGGAATTGTAACAAAGACCGACATTCTAAAATCAATAGTAAATATCTACTAA
- a CDS encoding VIT1/CCC1 transporter family protein, translated as MKWTIEDFVYGATDGAVTTFAIVAGVVGASLSPSIVIILGFANLFADGFAMAVGNYLSTRSKIEYEERERKRQYKEIKDFPERKISEIRNIYSEKGFKEELLEKVTNVIIANRKVWTDILLKEKTGIMDKENVNPIFKAVTTFVAFNIVGLIPLLPFIFALIMNNPPGLSSQVIFAYSSIFTALAFFSIGVISGKVVDKPPVRAGFITLIIGGIAAIVSYIVGTLLSTHI; from the coding sequence TTGAAGTGGACTATAGAGGATTTTGTTTATGGTGCAACTGATGGAGCTGTTACTACATTTGCAATAGTCGCAGGAGTAGTTGGAGCATCTTTATCTCCTTCCATTGTGATAATACTAGGTTTTGCAAATCTTTTTGCTGATGGATTTGCTATGGCTGTAGGGAATTATTTATCTACAAGATCTAAGATAGAGTACGAAGAACGCGAAAGAAAGAGACAATACAAAGAAATCAAGGATTTTCCTGAACGTAAAATATCAGAAATTAGAAATATATATTCAGAAAAGGGCTTTAAAGAAGAATTATTAGAAAAAGTGACAAATGTTATAATTGCCAATAGAAAAGTTTGGACAGATATCTTATTGAAAGAAAAAACTGGCATAATGGATAAAGAAAATGTGAATCCTATCTTTAAAGCAGTCACGACCTTTGTAGCATTTAATATAGTAGGTTTAATCCCTCTCCTTCCATTTATCTTTGCACTTATTATGAATAATCCGCCGGGTTTATCATCTCAAGTTATCTTTGCCTATTCCTCAATTTTTACTGCGCTGGCTTTTTTTTCTATAGGTGTTATCTCTGGAAAAGTTGTTGATAAACCCCCTGTAAGGGCGGGCTTTATTACTTTGATAATAGGAGGTATTGCAGCGATAGTATCTTACATAGTGGGGACTTTGTTAAGCACGCACATATAG
- a CDS encoding universal stress protein, with the protein MKILTLVDGSEHSLKALDYAVNLLSQKNSISNRHNDTIHSKHKIIILNILQPIKLSDEVVQHFKSINTERKSSLKKYLDDINSAMKDAWIKKLSDLKSKYEKTGILISTKIVKGTHSSLFVAYSIVKFAEDEKVDMITVGSVGTGGIHEKKSLGSISRNVAEISTRPVLIVP; encoded by the coding sequence ATGAAGATTTTAACGCTTGTTGATGGATCAGAGCACTCTCTTAAGGCTTTGGATTATGCTGTGAACCTATTATCCCAGAAAAACTCAATTTCAAATCGGCATAATGATACAATACACTCCAAACACAAGATAATAATTTTGAATATATTACAGCCTATTAAATTATCAGACGAAGTTGTTCAGCATTTCAAGTCCATCAATACTGAAAGAAAAAGTTCTTTGAAAAAATACTTGGATGATATTAATTCTGCCATGAAAGACGCTTGGATAAAAAAGCTTTCAGATCTCAAATCAAAATATGAAAAGACAGGAATTCTCATTAGTACAAAAATCGTCAAAGGAACCCATTCAAGTCTGTTTGTTGCTTACAGTATTGTAAAATTTGCTGAAGATGAAAAAGTGGATATGATCACTGTTGGAAGCGTTGGAACAGGAGGTATCCACGAGAAAAAGTCACTTGGAAGTATATCAAGAAATGTTGCAGAAATATCTACTCGACCCGTATTAATAGTTCCTTGA
- a CDS encoding phosphoribosyltransferase — MSTLFEDRNDAAYKLAEEIDDYLKYEQKNVTFSNKELIVLAIPRGGIILADVIASHFECELDVIVSRKIRHESNEELAIGAVMPDGTFFINERILKILPISHKYLEQEINFQRKEIIRRLTEFRGTTSYSDKLNNKIVILVDDGIATGATITASAKWLEKNYPYNKLIIAVPVAPKTSETVDILKTIADKVIVLYTPQDFSAVGQFYRRFEQVSDPEVKEIMKRYHFNI, encoded by the coding sequence ATGAGTACTCTATTTGAAGATCGAAATGACGCCGCCTATAAACTTGCCGAAGAGATAGACGATTATTTAAAATATGAGCAAAAAAATGTTACTTTTTCAAATAAAGAACTAATAGTTTTAGCGATCCCAAGAGGAGGAATCATACTAGCCGATGTTATTGCATCCCATTTTGAGTGCGAACTTGATGTCATAGTTTCAAGGAAAATTAGACATGAGTCAAACGAAGAATTGGCTATTGGCGCAGTAATGCCAGATGGCACTTTTTTTATAAACGAAAGGATACTAAAAATCCTGCCAATCTCTCACAAGTATTTAGAACAAGAGATTAATTTTCAAAGAAAGGAAATTATTCGGCGATTGACGGAGTTTAGAGGAACCACTTCTTATTCAGATAAATTGAACAATAAAATTGTAATTTTGGTAGATGATGGAATAGCTACAGGTGCAACAATTACGGCGTCAGCAAAGTGGCTAGAAAAGAACTATCCATATAACAAATTAATCATAGCAGTTCCTGTAGCCCCAAAAACATCTGAAACTGTTGATATCTTAAAGACAATTGCAGATAAGGTAATTGTCTTGTATACTCCACAAGATTTTTCGGCAGTTGGTCAATTTTATCGAAGGTTCGAACAGGTAAGCGACCCAGAAGTAAAAGAGATCATGAAAAGGTACCATTTTAATATATAA
- a CDS encoding universal stress protein: MVPYDGSEFSENALDYSVYLANSISKGNPNKKKIKIVILHVISELPLTKAVLDKMTLGCENRHPSLSSCIESIYQEIRTLMEKDINEKKLKYKSMEGISIESSIVYGNPSIKIVEYVKDYMIDMIIIGSNGLHGLAKLKGLGSVSRKVSENVRCPMIIIR, translated from the coding sequence TTGGTTCCATACGATGGTTCTGAGTTTTCAGAGAACGCATTAGATTATTCAGTATATTTAGCAAATTCCATCTCCAAAGGTAATCCGAATAAAAAAAAAATAAAGATAGTGATACTTCATGTAATCTCGGAATTGCCACTTACAAAGGCTGTTTTAGACAAAATGACTTTGGGTTGTGAGAACAGACATCCATCATTAAGCAGTTGTATTGAAAGTATATACCAAGAAATTAGAACCTTAATGGAGAAGGACATTAACGAAAAAAAACTGAAATATAAATCAATGGAGGGAATCAGTATTGAATCATCCATAGTTTATGGCAATCCATCCATTAAGATTGTGGAATATGTCAAAGATTACATGATTGATATGATAATTATTGGAAGCAATGGATTGCATGGATTAGCAAAACTCAAAGGATTAGGAAGTGTATCTAGAAAAGTATCAGAAAATGTGAGATGCCCTATGATAATAATAAGATGA